TGCTGCACATCATGCCGCATGTGCTCGATCTCGATACATAATCATTATTATTGATAATATAGTACTACGTAGTTGTTACTTGTTAGATCTAATCTACTCTCAGTTCTAAATTACTTGTCTTTGTCCATTATGAAAATTTAGCTTAAGTACCTGCTCCCTCTGTCCCGGAAGAAACTAAATTTCTAGAAAATTTCACATACGAGAAGCAATCGATGTTTATTTATCTTCTTCTAATAAAATTTAAGAGCAAAGCTCTTGTCGtccttttggaaaaaaaatgttttcaCTGAACTGAAGCTGGACTAGTACTCTCGGATGACAGTGCGTGATCCCTTAGAAGTTAGAACTGCTGAACTGCATGCTCCGCTAATGGAAGTTCTTAATTACTTGCGTGCATGGGACGGCGATGGCACACGGAGCGGCCGCTTCATCACCGTACCCGGCCGGGACATCTCCAGCCTCTCGGCGAACTCCACCGGCTCGCCGGGCGCCTCCTTCCACTCGAACTCCCTCATCAGGTTCGCCACGAAGTACTTGAGGTGCAGCAGCGCCAGTCCGACGCCGGGGCACATCCTCCGGCCGGCGCCTAACGGCATTATCTTGATCTCCTTGCCTTGCCGCGCCGGTTAAGTCcacatcctccccctcgccgccgggaaGGAAGCGCTCCGTGGTGCTGGTTAGAAACTCGGAGCACTAACACACCATCTCCTGCGTGAGGTCGCGCTCATGCCGCCGACGCTAGCTCGGGGTGTCGGGATGACAAGTGACAACGGAGAGAGGAGCAGATCGGCCGATTCGCCGTAGCAGCCGGTGTAGAAGAGGCTCATGTGTTCAATAGAGGTCAAGCGCTGCCGCGTGCTTTACATGGTGGCCGCCCGAGACTAGGTCCTGTGTAACAAACATGGCTCATTATTAGGtcattttttgtgattttgatGATCGAATGATAACGTAATTAATGGGATTAATTAGCTTGTGAGATTATATTTGTATGACTTTTTTTGGTGGATGAAATTCAAAGTGTCCAATCCGCTGTTGAGACGTTCAAATCTTATTTGAGGTGTCCAAATGACAGTCGCGACAAATTGGACAGTTAGATGCCAAAAATactacaccggttaaaccgatgacccTGCATTGGTTAAACCGACACCcatgcatcggtgcattggacaaCACTtttgaagatcaagtgaagaactCAGTAGCACTAGTTAAACCGACTGTGCGTAGAAGGGCGTCGGTGCATTCATCACGCTATTGTCCAGAGAACATGTCGCGAAACaaagagccaagtcttcagcaccggttgaaccgatggtgcaTCCGTAtaaagcgtcggtgcaatggcgtCAGCACTGCAAGGAGCTAAGGAAAATCTCTTGGAGATCGGTTAAATCGACACCagacaccggtttaaccgatggtagCTAGCTGAGTCAATAGCAGAGCATGTAAGAAGACTCAACGGCTATGTCAGAGCCATTAGTGAACGGTTTAACCGATACTtgtgcaccggttaaactgatgcctacgcagaaaagtgGACAATGGCTATACAAACGACTAGCTCGAGTTGGAAGGcaatatatatatgcctcaccctagatcatttgaggttgctggagttcGGAGAGAACCCATACACATTGAAAAACAccgacaagccatccaagtggTTAGTGATAAAATCTTTAGTagttagcacaagctttgtgagtgagaGTGCTAAGCTAGCTCAAGTTTGAGTGTGAAAGCAAGGTGTAGTGCCTTGTGTGTTGTGCTTGAGAGCTGCTCGAACTTGTATCTTGGTGTGTCGGcctcttggagctttggtggctcgccggcaagtcataGACCCTCctgcttggtgtggagtggcgacGACGGCTCTGTGCGGAGGACGTGGAGACCCACTCCTTTATGGAGAAGCTTCTTAGTGGAAAGCGGGGCCAAGGTTACCGGGAACTTAGCAAGCCTTTGTGGCGTGGCCTTTGTGGTGTAGCCTTGGTGGCAAGTCAAGGTCTTCCCGGAATAGACTTGGTGGTCGAGAAGCGACACTCTTtgattgagtgcttcaacaacatggactAGAGGTGACATTTGCCTACCGATGCCGTGGGATACATCATCGTATCAAGAGTTCACTTCGCTTCATCCCCTCTTTATATTTCTACATTTAATTGCAACTTATGTGTCTTTATTTTACATTCTTAGAGTAATAAATTGGGATTGGCTATAAGTTACAAaaatcttttgggatgagggtttcacactagaagaaccatagttgcacatctagatagtttgtttttgtttaaatttatgcaaactagttggagccttgagttaaggttttaagttgcctaattcactctctttctttcttagGCCACGAGCACTTGATTCCTTTCATCATGCTCACCCACCTCGCGGAGGAGGAAGGTGGGGGCAATTTGGAGAAGGATATGACAAGTGGGGTCAGAGATAAAATGATCCTAGTGGTTGGATAATCCAAATGTCAATATTTATAGTGGTAAACAAGTGAATCAATTCTTTGCAATGGTAAACTGGCGAAGCCACTTTTTGTATTGGCAAATTGGCAAAAGGCTTGTTTGTTTGGCTGGCCAGTGAGATTTTGGCCTCGATCGTGGATGGTGAGCAGATATAGGGGCTCTAGAAAAATAGAGGCCCAATGCGGTCGCATAGGATTTGGAACTAGTAGTATACAAATCAACTGctaatatttttttagttttaaatttatctatttattagtcatatttgatatggactcttcaGTCAACTGGtgatttttatatttatatttatattttgaaTTTAGCTAATAACTAATCATATCTAATACATATGTACTGTTTTCCCATGTGCtagttttgttttattttgaatttAGGTATACTAATCGTATTCGTCatgatcaaattcaaattttttattttttaaatttaaaattttgctaGTTACTTATTCACAAGGACTCTTAATTATAATTGTATTTTTTTACAATGCATTCTATATGTAGTTCTTGAAGAGACGTGCGTTGCGCTCCTTCTGCCGAGCATGAAGACTGAAGAGAGTGTTAAAGCCCATTCGCGTCTCCTGCTGTTCCCACCATTCCTGAATGGAAGCCTCATCCACATTATTGAAAACCAGCCGTGAGGCTAAACACGAACATGACACAATGATAGCGGTTTAACACGAACACACAGAAAATGAACGAACGAAAATGTGCCTAGGGGGTATCGAAAGCATGGTAAAAACGACGAAAGCAGAACAGCTGGCTCAGACTGCTACTGATGCAGGTGAATGCATGCATGACCAGTCAGGACCCGTGCATAGGCGTATAGAAATGCTGGACTAACTGTTGGTGAATCATCACGCACGCAGCAGgtccacgaacttttgcaggtTCTCGTACGAGGCTCCCCCTTCGCCgatgctccggcgagccgcgtcCCTGAACAGCCGCGCTCGGTCCCTGATCTCGCTGTCGCCGACGACCTGCTCCACCTTGCTCCTCAGCTCCTCCTTGGTCACAACCCAGCTCGCGTCGGGCGACACCGCCAGGCCGGTCCTCCACACGTCGGTGATGTAGTTCCGGTTCACGAACTGGTCGGAGAAGTAAGGCCAGCACAGGAACGGCACGCCGTTCCTGACACCCTCCATTGTCGAGTTCCAGCCGCAGTGCGATACGAAGCACGTCACCGCGCGGTGCGCCAGGACCTTCTGCTGGGGGCACCAGCTGACCACCATGCCTGTGCCGGCGACGCGGGCCTGGAACTCGTCGAACCACGCCTTGCtcaggtcgccggcggtgaagtCCGGGCGCACCACCCAGAGGAACGGCCGGCCGGTGAGCTCCAGCCCCAGCGCGAGCTCCCGGAACTGGCGCGGGTCGAAGACGGCGGTGCTGCCGAACGCCACGTACACGACGGACCCGTCGGGCTGGGCGTCGAGCCACTGGAGGCACCGGGTGTCCTCCGGCAGGAACTGCCCGACGGGCTTCCGGAGCTCCCTGTCTGAGGTCAGGGGTCCGATGGGCAGGACGTTGGGCGGCAGGATCTTGAAAGCGCCGGCCTCGAGCTCGCCGAAAGAGTTGCACACCACCATCTCGGCGTGGGCGGTGAGCATGCCGGTCCGGATGTGCATCTCGAAGACGACCGGTCCGAGATGCATCCACGGCAGCTGCGACGTGTGCAGCGGTGGAATCCCGGGGGCAAGCTGGAACGTCTCATCACGCTCTGGCCAACCTGCCGCAAAGTACGTGTGCCATTCACATTGAGAGATCGTCCGATCCAATCTAAAATCGAATAAAAATGGAGAGATCCCGGGAGAGCTTAACCCTTGTTGTTGAGGAGCCCATCCTCTGTCAACTTGGGGATCTTGAGACAAATGGCTAAGCAAGCCGCCGGCAGCGGCCAGAATGCGGCCACGCGGATGCCAAACTTTTTGGCAACGTCCAAGAGCCACCACATGAACACGTCGCACACAAGCCACTTCACCTTGGGCCTGCCGGCCGCCTCCATTCCGGCGATGAGCCGCTCCAGGTGCCCCGGCATGTGCCGAGAGTAGGAGTCGAAGATCTTGCCGCTGTCGTCGTTATCGTCCGACCCGTCCGAGATGGATGCCAGGTGGAtgccggccagcgccgccgtgccgcccgccgcctgcaGCGCGCCGACGACCCGCGCGTGATGCGTTTCGGTGTTGACGAACGTGACCTCGAAGCCGTGGTCGACCAAGCGGTGGGAGAGCTCCATGAGCGGGGTGACGTGGCCCTGGGCCGGCACCGGCAGCACGAGGATGTGAGCCTTGGCCATGGCGCTCTCTCTTTCGCTATGGCTACAACCTACAAGAGGCAAGAGCCGCGCTGCGACTGCGATTGGGGACGAGCTGCCTGAGGATTTTAGACCAAAGACCA
The Panicum virgatum strain AP13 chromosome 6N, P.virgatum_v5, whole genome shotgun sequence genome window above contains:
- the LOC120680216 gene encoding UDP-glycosyltransferase 83A1-like, whose translation is MAKAHILVLPVPAQGHVTPLMELSHRLVDHGFEVTFVNTETHHARVVGALQAAGGTAALAGIHLASISDGSDDNDDSGKIFDSYSRHMPGHLERLIAGMEAAGRPKVKWLVCDVFMWWLLDVAKKFGIRVAAFWPLPAACLAICLKIPKLTEDGLLNNKGWPERDETFQLAPGIPPLHTSQLPWMHLGPVVFEMHIRTGMLTAHAEMVVCNSFGELEAGAFKILPPNVLPIGPLTSDRELRKPVGQFLPEDTRCLQWLDAQPDGSVVYVAFGSTAVFDPRQFRELALGLELTGRPFLWVVRPDFTAGDLSKAWFDEFQARVAGTGMVVSWCPQQKVLAHRAVTCFVSHCGWNSTMEGVRNGVPFLCWPYFSDQFVNRNYITDVWRTGLAVSPDASWVVTKEELRSKVEQVVGDSEIRDRARLFRDAARRSIGEGGASYENLQKFVDLLRA